One Lysinibacillus fusiformis genomic window carries:
- a CDS encoding NAD synthetase has protein sequence MRTSRVSATTNSTFRNEQQYLHAGDISHNFGQNPKQKFKQSMHKSNENKQTIKKKQIKPHSRNKIEPSYVDNGSDLQIRNELSETAIKLSRLSKQKKRLNSYRSSI, from the coding sequence ATGAGGACTTCTAGAGTAAGTGCAACGACAAACAGTACTTTTCGTAATGAACAGCAATATTTGCATGCAGGTGATATTAGCCATAATTTCGGACAAAATCCTAAACAAAAATTTAAGCAGAGCATGCATAAGAGTAATGAAAATAAACAGACAATTAAAAAGAAACAAATCAAGCCACATAGTCGAAATAAAATAGAGCCATCTTATGTAGATAACGGAAGTGATCTGCAAATACGTAATGAACTATCTGAAACAGCTATAAAACTCAGTCGTTTAAGCAAGCAAAAGAAACGTCTCAATAGTTACCGCTCTTCTATATAA
- the nadE gene encoding ammonia-dependent NAD(+) synthetase yields the protein MTLQQQIIQELRVLPIIDAQEEVRKSVDFLKAYARRYSFVKGFVLGISGGQDSTLTGKLTQLAIDELNAEAGEMKYSFWAVRLPYGVQADEQDCQDAIDYIKPTKTYTVDIKEAVDASVRALAVAGVELSDFAKGNEKARERMKVQFSIAAMNSAVVLGTDHAAEAITGFYTKFGDGGADLMPIYRLNKRQGKQLLAALDCPAHLYLKVPTADLEENRPSLPDEVALGLTYDQIDDYLEGKKIPKEARELLEWHYLRSQHKRHMPITIFDVFWK from the coding sequence ATGACTTTACAGCAACAAATCATTCAGGAATTACGTGTATTACCGATCATTGATGCACAAGAAGAAGTTCGAAAATCCGTTGATTTTTTGAAAGCATATGCACGTAGGTATAGTTTTGTAAAAGGTTTTGTGCTTGGTATATCAGGTGGACAAGACTCTACTTTGACAGGAAAACTAACACAACTTGCTATTGATGAGTTAAATGCAGAAGCGGGAGAAATGAAGTATTCATTTTGGGCAGTTCGTTTACCGTATGGTGTGCAAGCGGATGAACAGGATTGTCAGGATGCAATCGACTATATAAAACCTACAAAGACCTATACAGTGGACATTAAAGAAGCGGTTGATGCCAGTGTCCGTGCATTAGCAGTTGCTGGTGTAGAGCTGAGTGATTTTGCAAAAGGGAATGAAAAAGCACGTGAACGCATGAAAGTGCAGTTTTCGATTGCTGCAATGAATAGCGCCGTTGTTTTAGGAACAGATCATGCTGCGGAGGCAATCACTGGTTTTTATACAAAATTTGGTGATGGTGGAGCGGATTTAATGCCGATTTATCGTCTTAACAAACGTCAAGGTAAACAGTTGTTGGCGGCGCTAGATTGCCCAGCGCACTTGTATTTAAAAGTGCCAACAGCAGATTTAGAGGAAAATCGTCCATCATTACCAGACGAAGTGGCCTTAGGTCTGACTTATGACCAAATTGATGATTATTTAGAGGGCAAGAAAATTCCTAAAGAGGCTCGCGAATTGCTAGAATGGCATTATTTACGGTCACAGCATAAACGCCATATGCCAATCACGATTTTTGATGTTTTTTGGAAATAA
- a CDS encoding nicotinate phosphoribosyltransferase, which translates to MRSNYVDDSLALHTDLYQINMAESYWADGIHNRKAIFELYFRKLPFGNGYAIFAGLERMLEYLRNFRFSESDIAFLREVVGYKEDFIDYLKNIRFTGDMYSMVEGELVFANEPIVRIEAPLVEAQLIETALLNIVNYQTLIATKASRIKQIVKNETAMEFGTRRAQEMDAAIWGTRAAFIGGFASTSNVRAGKLFNIPVSGTHAHALVQAYKNDYDAFHAYARRHRDCVFLVDTYNTLKSGVPSAIKVAKELGDKINFVGIRLDSGDIAFLSKEARRMLDEAGFHDAKIVVSNDLDEYTILNLKAQDARVDAWGIGTKLITAYDQPALGAVYKMVAIENDKGQLEDTIKISANAEKVSTPGPKNLYRIIDRKNGKAEGDYITMHDEDPQSEERIKMFHPVHTFVSKFVTNFEAKNLHQHVIKNGYVSYQNPTLEEMRDYAADNLELLWDEYKRSMNPEEYPVDLSQKCWDNKMRNIEEVREMVNRIVKE; encoded by the coding sequence ATGAGATCAAATTATGTTGACGATAGCTTAGCGCTGCACACAGACTTATATCAAATCAATATGGCGGAGTCCTATTGGGCTGATGGTATACATAATAGAAAAGCAATTTTCGAATTATATTTTAGAAAATTACCATTTGGCAATGGCTATGCAATATTTGCCGGGTTAGAGCGCATGCTCGAGTATTTGCGAAACTTTCGTTTCAGTGAATCGGATATTGCGTTTTTACGTGAAGTGGTTGGCTATAAAGAAGACTTTATCGACTATTTAAAAAATATTCGATTTACAGGGGATATGTATTCAATGGTGGAAGGGGAGCTTGTTTTCGCAAATGAACCAATCGTCCGCATTGAAGCACCTTTAGTGGAGGCGCAACTAATCGAAACGGCGCTACTGAACATTGTGAACTATCAAACCTTGATCGCAACAAAGGCGAGTCGTATTAAGCAAATTGTAAAAAATGAAACGGCAATGGAATTTGGAACGCGTCGCGCGCAAGAAATGGATGCAGCTATTTGGGGTACGCGTGCGGCCTTTATTGGTGGTTTTGCATCTACTAGTAACGTTCGTGCGGGTAAATTATTTAACATTCCTGTATCGGGCACACATGCACATGCGCTTGTGCAGGCATATAAAAATGATTATGATGCGTTTCATGCCTATGCTAGACGTCACCGTGATTGTGTATTCTTAGTGGATACTTACAACACATTGAAATCAGGTGTGCCTTCAGCAATAAAAGTAGCAAAGGAACTTGGTGATAAAATTAATTTTGTTGGTATTCGCTTAGATAGTGGGGATATTGCCTTCTTATCAAAAGAAGCGCGTCGTATGCTAGATGAAGCTGGCTTCCATGATGCAAAAATCGTGGTTTCCAACGATCTTGATGAATACACGATTTTGAACTTAAAGGCGCAAGACGCACGCGTGGATGCATGGGGAATTGGTACAAAGCTTATTACAGCTTACGATCAGCCTGCACTAGGAGCTGTTTATAAAATGGTTGCTATTGAAAATGATAAAGGTCAGTTAGAAGATACAATTAAAATTTCTGCAAATGCTGAAAAAGTTTCGACACCGGGTCCTAAAAATTTATATCGCATTATCGATCGTAAGAATGGCAAAGCAGAGGGAGACTATATTACGATGCATGACGAAGACCCACAATCTGAAGAACGTATTAAAATGTTCCACCCGGTGCATACATTCGTATCGAAATTTGTAACGAACTTTGAAGCGAAAAATTTACATCAACATGTTATCAAAAATGGCTATGTAAGCTATCAAAATCCTACATTAGAAGAAATGCGTGATTATGCTGCCGATAATTTGGAATTGCTATGGGATGAATATAAGCGTTCCATGAATCCAGAAGAGTATCCGGTCGATTTAAGTCAAAAATGCTGGGATAATAAAATGCGTAATATAGAAGAAGTTCGGGAAATGGTCAATAGAATTGTGAAAGAGTAA
- a CDS encoding P-II family nitrogen regulator — MKKIEAIIRPEVFGIVRDGLAKEGIAGLSISEIAGCGRQLGRTGLFRGNVYEIEFLPKLKLEMIVDDEKVDAIVEVLLRDAATGKVGDGKIFIYPVEQAIRIRTKEVGSVAVD, encoded by the coding sequence ATGAAAAAAATAGAAGCAATTATTCGTCCCGAAGTTTTCGGCATTGTTAGGGATGGTCTTGCAAAGGAAGGAATTGCAGGTCTAAGTATTTCAGAAATTGCTGGCTGCGGTCGCCAATTAGGGCGGACGGGTTTATTTCGCGGGAATGTGTATGAAATTGAATTTTTACCAAAATTAAAGTTGGAAATGATTGTCGATGACGAAAAAGTTGATGCCATAGTGGAAGTTCTATTACGTGATGCAGCGACTGGTAAAGTTGGAGACGGTAAGATCTTTATTTACCCAGTGGAACAGGCAATTCGTATCCGCACTAAAGAAGTCGGATCAGTTGCAGTAGATTAA
- a CDS encoding ammonium transporter: MDEVMLSVNLVWVMLGTVLVFFMHAGFAMVEAGFTRSKNAVNIIMKNFLTISLGGIVYFFCGYAIMFGDTAGGIIGTSGFALNGVDDLSFFIFQTMFAATGATILSGAVAERTNILAYIGVIVLMTFLVYPVVGHWVWSGQGWLTDLGFVDFAGSTVVHLTGAVAAFVAAAIIGPRLGKYENGRVNVITGHSIPLGALGVFLLWFGWFGFNGASTLAADPTLVPSVIANTFFAAAAGVVATAFYTKFRYGHIDGSLTLNGALAGLVGITAGAANVSIIGSIIIGLIAAPLLVEGVRFIEWKLKVDDPVGAIAVHGICGVWGTLAVGLFDVGGQGLFYGGGFGLLGVQVIGVLATIAWVGVSVSAGLFIIKAFVPLRVTTEEEIAGLDVIEHGTPAYEYQDIFKSSAVQGETFAQRLTHFGKSPTNIHEEHV, from the coding sequence ATGGATGAAGTGATGTTATCTGTAAATTTAGTTTGGGTTATGCTCGGAACAGTTTTAGTATTCTTTATGCATGCAGGATTTGCAATGGTTGAGGCTGGATTTACTCGATCGAAAAATGCAGTCAATATTATCATGAAAAACTTTCTAACCATTTCACTTGGTGGTATCGTTTATTTCTTTTGTGGTTACGCTATTATGTTTGGCGATACAGCCGGTGGTATCATCGGAACAAGCGGCTTCGCTTTAAATGGAGTAGATGACCTTTCATTCTTTATCTTCCAAACAATGTTTGCAGCAACTGGCGCAACCATTCTATCTGGCGCTGTAGCAGAGCGTACTAATATTCTTGCTTATATCGGAGTTATCGTTTTAATGACGTTTTTAGTCTATCCTGTAGTTGGTCACTGGGTTTGGAGCGGTCAAGGCTGGTTAACGGATTTAGGTTTCGTCGATTTCGCCGGTTCAACTGTTGTTCACTTAACAGGTGCAGTAGCAGCTTTTGTGGCGGCGGCAATTATCGGTCCTCGTCTAGGAAAATATGAAAATGGACGCGTCAACGTTATAACAGGACATAGTATTCCATTAGGCGCATTAGGTGTGTTCTTACTTTGGTTCGGATGGTTCGGCTTTAACGGCGCATCTACTTTAGCGGCCGACCCCACACTTGTACCTAGTGTTATTGCTAACACATTTTTCGCTGCTGCCGCTGGTGTTGTGGCTACTGCATTTTATACTAAGTTCCGCTACGGTCACATTGACGGCTCCCTGACACTAAACGGTGCGTTAGCAGGTCTTGTAGGTATTACAGCTGGCGCTGCGAACGTCAGTATTATCGGTTCCATTATAATCGGTTTGATTGCAGCGCCATTATTAGTGGAAGGCGTCCGCTTCATTGAGTGGAAGTTGAAAGTTGACGATCCTGTTGGAGCGATAGCTGTTCATGGTATTTGTGGCGTTTGGGGAACTCTTGCCGTTGGATTATTTGATGTTGGCGGTCAAGGTTTATTCTACGGTGGGGGTTTTGGTTTACTTGGTGTTCAAGTAATTGGTGTTCTCGCAACAATCGCTTGGGTTGGCGTGTCAGTATCTGCTGGCTTATTCATCATAAAAGCATTTGTCCCATTACGTGTAACAACAGAGGAAGAGATTGCTGGTCTAGATGTTATCGAACACGGTA